A genomic region of Cuculus canorus isolate bCucCan1 chromosome 24, bCucCan1.pri, whole genome shotgun sequence contains the following coding sequences:
- the LOC104067073 gene encoding bile acid receptor, producing the protein MKQCSWEQNMANTFVAVPDGYCVPEPIQYYDVLPEHINYQLQDVDFQTVPYCQYSTAQIPPPALQAPPSQPPYGIYGLDSPYSDGQCAISTCELSKGPFAAPHTDGGGYQGLKRPRLSHSSPRVKGQEELCVVCGDKASGYHYNALTCEGCKGFFRRSITKNAVYRCKNGGHCEMDMYMRRKCQECRLKKCKAVGMLAECLLTEVQCKSKRLRKNFKQKSSFLCNIKLEDEGLNSKHVSSTTRSGKIPEKMELTPGENQLLDNIVAAHQKYTIPLEEARKFLQETASPEESFLRLSETAVVHVQVLVDFTKRLPGFESLASEDQIALLKGSTVEAMFLRSAQIYNQRISECQPSASESQVRLSDRGTCCHVQSLDKNIYSVEMSHSEEGPTSTTTTGITEEFITALFYFYRSMGELKVTEPEYALLVATTVFFSDRPLLRNRRLVEELQEPLLGLLYKHARIHHPADPQRFARLVGRLTELRSLRHGHAQAVRRATDPRLRALLRGLRDLH; encoded by the exons ATGAAACAGTGCAGCTGGGAGCAGAACATGGCCAACACGTTTGTGGCTGTACCCGATGGGTATTGTGTTCCTGAGCCCATTCAGTATTATG aTGTTTTACCGGAGCACATCAACTACCAGCTGCAAGACGTGGATTTTCAGACTGTGCCATACTGCCAATACTCAACAGCCCAAATTCCTCCTCCAGCGTTACAGGCACCACCTTCCCAGCCGCCATACGGCATATATGGCCTGGACTCTCCCTACAGCGATGGGCAGTGTGCCATCAGCACCTGTGAGCTGAGCAAAGGCCCTTTTGCAGCTCCCCACACTGACGGTGGTGGGTACCAAGGGCTGAAACGGCCGCGACtgagccactcttctccaagagtaaaggggcaggaggagctgtgtGTGGTGTGTGGCGACAAGGCCTCAGGCTACCACTACAATGCACTCACCTGTGAGGGCTGTAAAG GCTTCTTTCGACGCAGTATAACCAAAAATGCAGTGTATCGGTGCAAGAACGGTGGTCACTGTGAAATGGACATGTATATGCGAAGAAAGTGTCAGGAATGTCGCCTGAAGAAGTGTAAAGCTGTGGGAATGCTAGCAGAAT GTTTGCTGACTGAAGTTCAGTGCAAGTCAAAGCGACTCAGGAAgaatttcaaacagaaaagcagctttctttgCAACATAAAACTGGAAGACGAGGGACTGAACAGTAAGCATGTATCATCTACAACAAGATCTGGAAAA atCCCAGAGAAGATGGAACTTACACCAGGGGAAAATCAGCTTCTTGACAACATTGTAGCAGCACACCAAAAATACACAATTCCCCTTGAGGAAGCAAGGAAGTTT CTACAAGAAACTGCAAGTCCTGAAGAGAGTTTTCTCCGTCTCTCTGAGACAGCAGTTGTCCATGTGCAGGTGTTAGTGGATTTCACAAAAAGACTTCCAG gatTTGAGAGTTTAGCTAGTGAAGATCAGATTGCGCTGCTGAAAGGATCAACAGTTGAGGCGATGTTTTTGCGCTCGGCCCAAATATATAACCAAAGAATCAGTGAATGCCAACCATCAGCAAGTGAAA GTCAAGTCAGACTTTCTGATCGTGGGACATGTTGTCATGTTCAAAGCCTTGATAAAAACATTTACTCCGTGGAAATGTCTCACAGTGAAGAGGGCCCAACCTCCACTACTACTACAG GGATAACGGAGGAGTTCATTACAGCGCTGTTTTACTTCTACAGAAGCATGGGGGAGCTGAAAGTCACTGAGCCTGAGTACGCCTTGCTTGTTGCAACTACCGTGTTCTTCTCAG ACCGCCCACTGCTGCGGAACCGGCGCCTtgtggaggagctgcaggagccacTGCTGGGCCTCCTCTACAAGCACGCCCGGATCCACCACCCTGCAGACCCACAGCGCTTCGCACGCCTCGTGGGGCGCCTGACGGAGCTGCGCTCCCTGCGCCATGGGCACGCGCAGGCGGTGCGGCGTGCGACCGACCCACGGCTGCGTGCACTGCTGCGTGGGCTGCGCGACCTGCACTAG